In Polyangiaceae bacterium, the genomic window GGATCACCCGGACTACTTCGCGGCGCTCGCCTCGCGCCGGGCCATCGCCGCCGACGACGCGCGCACCGATCCGGCCACGCACGAGCTGACGGACGGGTACCTGGCCCCGAACGGCATCACGTCGATGCTCGACGCGCCGATCATCCGCGGCGGGCGCATCGTGGGCGTGGTCTGCCACGAGCACGTCGGTCCCGCGCGCGCCTGGCAACAGCAGGACATCGACTTCGCGAGCACCGTCGCCGACATGGTCGCGCTGCTGTTCGAGCAGTCCGACCGTCTGACGCTGGAGGCGTCGCTGATGGCCCACAACGAGCAGGCGCTCGAGAGCCAGAAGACGGAGGCGCTGCAGCGACTGGCCCGCGCGGTGGGCCACGACATCAACAATGTGCTCACCAGCCTCTCGCTGGCGACGGAGCGCCTGACGCGGCACGCGGACCCGGGCGTGGCGCAGGCGGCGGTTGACATCAGCCATGCGGTGGACCTGGTTCACACCCTGGCCACGCAGCTGCTCGAGCTGGGCCGCTCGGCCCCGCTGGCCGGCGGACCCACCGACGTGCGGCGGCTGCTCGAGCGCGAGCACGCCGCGCTGAACGCGCTCTTGGCCGGGCGAGCCACGGTGACCATCGAGGACCGCGCCGAGGACGCGGTCGTGTCTCTGGACCCGAAGGAGCTCGAGCAGATCCTGCTGAACCTGGCCGCGAACGCCCGCGATGCAATCTCCGACTCGGGCCATGTGGGCATCGTGCTCCGCGAGCCGAACCCCGAGGATCTGGTGACCCACGACCGGCTGATCCTGGAGGTCGTGGACGACGGCGCGGGCATGGACGATGAGACGCGCGCGCGCGTATTCGAGCCATACTTCACCACCAAGCAGCACGGCACGGGGCTCGGGCTCGCGCTGGTCTACGCGACCGTCGTGCGGGCCGGCGGCTCGCTCAGCGTCGAGAGCTCGCCAGGAAGAGGCACGCGCTTCGTGGCGGCGTTGCCCAGGACGCGCTAGGGGCGGGGACCGGAGACACTGCGGCGGGCTCGGGGTATGGACCCTCCGTGGCCAGCAAACCCGAGCTCGAGACCCAAGATCCCCCGGAGCCCCCGAAGTCGGTCGTGGACCGCGCCCTCGGCTGGGTCGAACGCATCGGCAATCGGCTGCCGGATCCCGCGCTGCTCTTCGTCCTCGCGTTGCTCCTCACCTGGGTCGCGTCCGCGCTCCTGTCGGGCCACTCGTTCCAGGTCCCGTCGAAGACCGGGATGCAGGCGCGCCAGGTCGTGAACCAGCTCTCGGGCACCTCGCTCACCACGTTCCTGGCCGACATGGTCAAGACCTTCACGGGCTTCCACCCGCTCGGCGTGGTGCTCGTCGCGTTGCTCGGCGTCGGTGTCGCCGAGCAGAGCGGCTTCATCAACGCCGCGCTCAAGCGTCTGCTCGCGGTCACGCCGAAGAAGCTCCTGACGCCGATGCTGGTGTTCGTGGCGATCCTGAGCCACACCGCCGCGGACGCGGGCTACGTGCTGGTGATCCCGCTCGGCGGCGTGATCTTCGCGGCCGCGGGTCGCCACCCGCTGGCGGGCATCGCTGCGGCCTTCGCCGGCGTGTCCGGGGGCTTCTCCGCCAACCCGGTGCCGTCGGGGCTCGATCCGCTGCTGCAAGGGCTGACCCAAGAGGCGGCGCAGATCCTGGACCCGAAGCGCCAGGTCAACCCGCTCTGCAACTGGGTGTTCACCGCGGTCTCCAGCCTGCTCATCGTGCTCGTCGCCTGGTACGTCACCGACAAGATCGTGGAGCCGCGGCTGAAGAAGATCGCCATCGACGGCGACCCGGCGGACATGCCGAAGATGGCGGAGACCACCCCCGAGGAGCGGCGAGGCCTCAGGGCCGGCAGCCTCGCCTTCGTGTTGGGGATCGCGGCTCTGGTCGCGCTCTCGGTGCCGAAGAGCTCGCCCTTCCGCGCACCCACCGGGGAGCTGACCGCGTTCGCAGCGCCCTTGATGCAGTCCATCGTGCCGCTGATCTTCCTGCTCTTCCTGCTGCCCGGGCTGGCCCACGGCTTCGCCTCCGGAACCTTCCGGACGCACCGCGACGCCATCGCCGGCATGAGCAAGACCATGTCCACGATGGGCTACTACATCGTGATGGCGTTCTTCGCGTCCCTGTTCATCTACGCCTTCAACAAGAGTCAGCTCGGCGCGCTGCTCGCCGTCAAGGGCGCCGAGGTGCTGAAGTCCATGGCGCTGCCGGGACCGGTCACCGTCCTCGCGATCATCGTCCTGTGCGCGACGGTGAACCTGGTGATCGGATCGGCGTCGGCGAAGTGGGCGCTCCTCGCGCCGATCTTCGTCCCCATGCTGATGCAGCTCGGGATTTCCCCCGAGTTGACCCAGGCCGCGTACCGCGTCGGGGACTCGACCACCAACATCGTCACCCCGCTGATGCCGTACTTCCCGCTCGTGGTGGCGTTCTGCCAGCGCTACGTGAAGGGCACCGGGATCGGCACCCTGACCTCGCTCATGCTGCCGTTCTCGGTGGCGTTCATCGTGAGCTGGACGCTGTTCCTCCTGGCCTTCTGGGGCGCCGGCATCCCGCTCGGCGTAGCGGCGCCGTACGGATATCCGTGAAGCGGAGCAGGCTCGCGTGACCCGCCGCGAGGCTCAGCTTGCGTCGGGCGACGGCGGGAGCGGCTGCCGTGGGATGCCGGGCAGCGGCGGCACCGGCTGCTTTCGTTTGGGCAGCTCCTTGGCCGGCGGCTTGGGCGCCTCCGCCGGCTTGGCCGGCTCCTTGGGCTTCGCCTTCGGGGCCAACTCGGGCTTCGACTTGGGCTTCGCGTCCGCCTTCGACCCGCCGGCGACGGCGTTCTGCTTCTTGGCGTCGGCTGGCTTTCCCCTGTCGTCCTTGGCTCGCTTGGGCTCGCTCTTCTTCTGTGGCTCGAGCGGCTGAGCTGGACCGCTCGCTGGCTCGTGCGGCGGCCCGAGCACCAAGCCGCACACATCGACGATCCGCCGCGCGTGCTCGTTCACGTCGTGCCGAAGGGAGGACACCTCGGCGCCGTCTTCGGCCTCGAAGACGATACGCACACCGGCATGGATGTTGTCGAGCCGCGGCTCCGAGCGCTCCAGGGTGTCGGGCAGCGACAGCCCGGCGGCCCTGCGGCGGAGATCCCCGATGTCCTCCGAGGTCGTCAGCACGAGCGCGGCACCTTCCCGGACCTCCTCGAAGGCAACCCGCGTATGGGGCTCGTCCGCCGGGCAGATGGCGCGGCTGGCCGCCTTCGCGGGTTCGACGCGCGGCTCCGGCGCGCGACCCACCGCCTGCGGCGAAGCGCTCTCGCCGCCCCGCGCTCCCGGCGAG contains:
- a CDS encoding GAF domain-containing protein; this translates as MRVEGDEARQVGARHALAISAGALNVERVGIWLFDARDQRIDCMQLYTAATRSFSAGTSLFAKDHPDYFAALASRRAIAADDARTDPATHELTDGYLAPNGITSMLDAPIIRGGRIVGVVCHEHVGPARAWQQQDIDFASTVADMVALLFEQSDRLTLEASLMAHNEQALESQKTEALQRLARAVGHDINNVLTSLSLATERLTRHADPGVAQAAVDISHAVDLVHTLATQLLELGRSAPLAGGPTDVRRLLEREHAALNALLAGRATVTIEDRAEDAVVSLDPKELEQILLNLAANARDAISDSGHVGIVLREPNPEDLVTHDRLILEVVDDGAGMDDETRARVFEPYFTTKQHGTGLGLALVYATVVRAGGSLSVESSPGRGTRFVAALPRTR
- a CDS encoding AbgT family transporter; the protein is MASKPELETQDPPEPPKSVVDRALGWVERIGNRLPDPALLFVLALLLTWVASALLSGHSFQVPSKTGMQARQVVNQLSGTSLTTFLADMVKTFTGFHPLGVVLVALLGVGVAEQSGFINAALKRLLAVTPKKLLTPMLVFVAILSHTAADAGYVLVIPLGGVIFAAAGRHPLAGIAAAFAGVSGGFSANPVPSGLDPLLQGLTQEAAQILDPKRQVNPLCNWVFTAVSSLLIVLVAWYVTDKIVEPRLKKIAIDGDPADMPKMAETTPEERRGLRAGSLAFVLGIAALVALSVPKSSPFRAPTGELTAFAAPLMQSIVPLIFLLFLLPGLAHGFASGTFRTHRDAIAGMSKTMSTMGYYIVMAFFASLFIYAFNKSQLGALLAVKGAEVLKSMALPGPVTVLAIIVLCATVNLVIGSASAKWALLAPIFVPMLMQLGISPELTQAAYRVGDSTTNIVTPLMPYFPLVVAFCQRYVKGTGIGTLTSLMLPFSVAFIVSWTLFLLAFWGAGIPLGVAAPYGYP